A portion of the Trachemys scripta elegans isolate TJP31775 chromosome 9, CAS_Tse_1.0, whole genome shotgun sequence genome contains these proteins:
- the AADAC gene encoding arylacetamide deacetylase isoform X1 — protein sequence MGTKSLCLLLASVLVAYYVYTPIPENIEERWKLMLINAGFRTVAHVAEFAEWLGLMHYMEVLMMITSIEYTAPISDENVTVTDTKFNNVPARLYIPRKQSSGLKRAVIYIHGGGWCVGGSAMEPYDLLSRWTANKLNAVVISVEYRLAPTYHFPVQFEDVYTVVKFFLQNSVLAQYGVDPNRICISGDSAGGNLAAAVAQQLLDDLEVKVKLKIQALLYPALQTLDLDLPSYKDNENKPILPKSLMVRFWSEYFTTDVSLQEAMASNSHVPAESSHLFRLVNWSNLLPEKFKKDHVYASPIYGSSRLGKKYPGFLDPRAAPLLVDDTKLLGLPVTYVLTCQHDVLRDDGIMYVSRLREVGIEVIHDHIEDAIHGALMFITSPTDLALGHRAANKYIEWLNINL from the exons ATGGGAACTAAATCCCTGTGCCTTCTTTTGGCGTCTGTTCTGGTAGCATATTATGTTTACACACCCATTCCAGAGAATATTGAGGAACGCTGGAAACTGATGCTCATAAATGCTGGCTTTAGAACTGTAGCACATGTG GCTGAGTTTGCTGAGTGGCTGGGTCTGATGCACTACATGGAAGTTCTGATGATGATCACAAGTATTGAGTACACTGCACCAATATCAGATGAAAATGTGACTGTCACTGACACAAAATTTAACAATGTTCCAGCCCGTTTGTACATACCCAGGAAGCAATCCAGTGGGCTGAAAAGGGCAGTGATTTATATTCACGGTGGAGGCTGGTGTGTAGGAGGCTCAG CCATGGAGCCCTATGACCTCCTGTCAAGATGGACTGCAAACAAGCTAAATGCTGTTGTCATATCAGTCGA gtaCAGATTAGCACCGACGTATCATTTTCCAGTTCAGTTTGAAGATGTGTACACTGTAGTGAAGTTCTTCCTACAAAACAGTGTTCTTGCGCAATATGGGGTGGACCCAAATCGGATCTGTATTTCAGGAGATAGTGCAGGAGGTAACTTAGCTGCAGCAGTGGCACAGCAG cTGCTAGATGACCTTGAAGTTAAAGTTAAACTTAAGATCCAAGCTTTACTTTACCCTGCTCTTCAGACTCTTGATCTGGATTTGCCCTCCTATAAAGATAATGAGAACAAGCCAATTCTGCCCAAGTCATTGATGGTCAGATTCTGGAGTGAATACTTTACTACTGATGTCTCTCTTCAAGAAGCTATGGCTTCCAATAGTCATGTCCCTGCAGAATCAAGCCATTTGTTTAGGTTGGTAAACTGGAGCAATTTGCTGCCTGAAAAGTTTAAAAAGGATCATGTTTATGCCAGCCCCATTTATGGAAGTTCCAGGCTTGGAAAAAAATATCCAGGATTTCTGGATCCAAGAGCTGCACCACTCTTGGTTGATGATACCAAGTTACTTGGCTTACCTGTGACATATGTCCTTACGTGTCAACATGATGTCTTGAGGGATGATGGAATCATGTATGTCTCACGACTTAGGGAAGTAGGAATTGAAGTAATACATGACCACATTGAGGATGCAATTCATGGGGCTCTAATGTTTATTACAAGTCCAACTGATTTAGCTCTAGGACATAGAGCAGCAAATAAATATATTGAGTGGTTAAATATAAACTTATAA
- the AADAC gene encoding arylacetamide deacetylase isoform X3, which translates to MKAEFAEWLGLMHYMEVLMMITSIEYTAPISDENVTVTDTKFNNVPARLYIPRKQSSGLKRAVIYIHGGGWCVGGSAMEPYDLLSRWTANKLNAVVISVEYRLAPTYHFPVQFEDVYTVVKFFLQNSVLAQYGVDPNRICISGDSAGGNLAAAVAQQLLDDLEVKVKLKIQALLYPALQTLDLDLPSYKDNENKPILPKSLMVRFWSEYFTTDVSLQEAMASNSHVPAESSHLFRLVNWSNLLPEKFKKDHVYASPIYGSSRLGKKYPGFLDPRAAPLLVDDTKLLGLPVTYVLTCQHDVLRDDGIMYVSRLREVGIEVIHDHIEDAIHGALMFITSPTDLALGHRAANKYIEWLNINL; encoded by the exons ATGAAG GCTGAGTTTGCTGAGTGGCTGGGTCTGATGCACTACATGGAAGTTCTGATGATGATCACAAGTATTGAGTACACTGCACCAATATCAGATGAAAATGTGACTGTCACTGACACAAAATTTAACAATGTTCCAGCCCGTTTGTACATACCCAGGAAGCAATCCAGTGGGCTGAAAAGGGCAGTGATTTATATTCACGGTGGAGGCTGGTGTGTAGGAGGCTCAG CCATGGAGCCCTATGACCTCCTGTCAAGATGGACTGCAAACAAGCTAAATGCTGTTGTCATATCAGTCGA gtaCAGATTAGCACCGACGTATCATTTTCCAGTTCAGTTTGAAGATGTGTACACTGTAGTGAAGTTCTTCCTACAAAACAGTGTTCTTGCGCAATATGGGGTGGACCCAAATCGGATCTGTATTTCAGGAGATAGTGCAGGAGGTAACTTAGCTGCAGCAGTGGCACAGCAG cTGCTAGATGACCTTGAAGTTAAAGTTAAACTTAAGATCCAAGCTTTACTTTACCCTGCTCTTCAGACTCTTGATCTGGATTTGCCCTCCTATAAAGATAATGAGAACAAGCCAATTCTGCCCAAGTCATTGATGGTCAGATTCTGGAGTGAATACTTTACTACTGATGTCTCTCTTCAAGAAGCTATGGCTTCCAATAGTCATGTCCCTGCAGAATCAAGCCATTTGTTTAGGTTGGTAAACTGGAGCAATTTGCTGCCTGAAAAGTTTAAAAAGGATCATGTTTATGCCAGCCCCATTTATGGAAGTTCCAGGCTTGGAAAAAAATATCCAGGATTTCTGGATCCAAGAGCTGCACCACTCTTGGTTGATGATACCAAGTTACTTGGCTTACCTGTGACATATGTCCTTACGTGTCAACATGATGTCTTGAGGGATGATGGAATCATGTATGTCTCACGACTTAGGGAAGTAGGAATTGAAGTAATACATGACCACATTGAGGATGCAATTCATGGGGCTCTAATGTTTATTACAAGTCCAACTGATTTAGCTCTAGGACATAGAGCAGCAAATAAATATATTGAGTGGTTAAATATAAACTTATAA
- the AADAC gene encoding arylacetamide deacetylase isoform X2, producing MGNTRSKMAEFAEWLGLMHYMEVLMMITSIEYTAPISDENVTVTDTKFNNVPARLYIPRKQSSGLKRAVIYIHGGGWCVGGSAMEPYDLLSRWTANKLNAVVISVEYRLAPTYHFPVQFEDVYTVVKFFLQNSVLAQYGVDPNRICISGDSAGGNLAAAVAQQLLDDLEVKVKLKIQALLYPALQTLDLDLPSYKDNENKPILPKSLMVRFWSEYFTTDVSLQEAMASNSHVPAESSHLFRLVNWSNLLPEKFKKDHVYASPIYGSSRLGKKYPGFLDPRAAPLLVDDTKLLGLPVTYVLTCQHDVLRDDGIMYVSRLREVGIEVIHDHIEDAIHGALMFITSPTDLALGHRAANKYIEWLNINL from the exons ATGGGAAACACTAGAAGCAAGATG GCTGAGTTTGCTGAGTGGCTGGGTCTGATGCACTACATGGAAGTTCTGATGATGATCACAAGTATTGAGTACACTGCACCAATATCAGATGAAAATGTGACTGTCACTGACACAAAATTTAACAATGTTCCAGCCCGTTTGTACATACCCAGGAAGCAATCCAGTGGGCTGAAAAGGGCAGTGATTTATATTCACGGTGGAGGCTGGTGTGTAGGAGGCTCAG CCATGGAGCCCTATGACCTCCTGTCAAGATGGACTGCAAACAAGCTAAATGCTGTTGTCATATCAGTCGA gtaCAGATTAGCACCGACGTATCATTTTCCAGTTCAGTTTGAAGATGTGTACACTGTAGTGAAGTTCTTCCTACAAAACAGTGTTCTTGCGCAATATGGGGTGGACCCAAATCGGATCTGTATTTCAGGAGATAGTGCAGGAGGTAACTTAGCTGCAGCAGTGGCACAGCAG cTGCTAGATGACCTTGAAGTTAAAGTTAAACTTAAGATCCAAGCTTTACTTTACCCTGCTCTTCAGACTCTTGATCTGGATTTGCCCTCCTATAAAGATAATGAGAACAAGCCAATTCTGCCCAAGTCATTGATGGTCAGATTCTGGAGTGAATACTTTACTACTGATGTCTCTCTTCAAGAAGCTATGGCTTCCAATAGTCATGTCCCTGCAGAATCAAGCCATTTGTTTAGGTTGGTAAACTGGAGCAATTTGCTGCCTGAAAAGTTTAAAAAGGATCATGTTTATGCCAGCCCCATTTATGGAAGTTCCAGGCTTGGAAAAAAATATCCAGGATTTCTGGATCCAAGAGCTGCACCACTCTTGGTTGATGATACCAAGTTACTTGGCTTACCTGTGACATATGTCCTTACGTGTCAACATGATGTCTTGAGGGATGATGGAATCATGTATGTCTCACGACTTAGGGAAGTAGGAATTGAAGTAATACATGACCACATTGAGGATGCAATTCATGGGGCTCTAATGTTTATTACAAGTCCAACTGATTTAGCTCTAGGACATAGAGCAGCAAATAAATATATTGAGTGGTTAAATATAAACTTATAA
- the AADAC gene encoding arylacetamide deacetylase isoform X4 encodes MHYMEVLMMITSIEYTAPISDENVTVTDTKFNNVPARLYIPRKQSSGLKRAVIYIHGGGWCVGGSAMEPYDLLSRWTANKLNAVVISVEYRLAPTYHFPVQFEDVYTVVKFFLQNSVLAQYGVDPNRICISGDSAGGNLAAAVAQQLLDDLEVKVKLKIQALLYPALQTLDLDLPSYKDNENKPILPKSLMVRFWSEYFTTDVSLQEAMASNSHVPAESSHLFRLVNWSNLLPEKFKKDHVYASPIYGSSRLGKKYPGFLDPRAAPLLVDDTKLLGLPVTYVLTCQHDVLRDDGIMYVSRLREVGIEVIHDHIEDAIHGALMFITSPTDLALGHRAANKYIEWLNINL; translated from the exons ATGCACTACATGGAAGTTCTGATGATGATCACAAGTATTGAGTACACTGCACCAATATCAGATGAAAATGTGACTGTCACTGACACAAAATTTAACAATGTTCCAGCCCGTTTGTACATACCCAGGAAGCAATCCAGTGGGCTGAAAAGGGCAGTGATTTATATTCACGGTGGAGGCTGGTGTGTAGGAGGCTCAG CCATGGAGCCCTATGACCTCCTGTCAAGATGGACTGCAAACAAGCTAAATGCTGTTGTCATATCAGTCGA gtaCAGATTAGCACCGACGTATCATTTTCCAGTTCAGTTTGAAGATGTGTACACTGTAGTGAAGTTCTTCCTACAAAACAGTGTTCTTGCGCAATATGGGGTGGACCCAAATCGGATCTGTATTTCAGGAGATAGTGCAGGAGGTAACTTAGCTGCAGCAGTGGCACAGCAG cTGCTAGATGACCTTGAAGTTAAAGTTAAACTTAAGATCCAAGCTTTACTTTACCCTGCTCTTCAGACTCTTGATCTGGATTTGCCCTCCTATAAAGATAATGAGAACAAGCCAATTCTGCCCAAGTCATTGATGGTCAGATTCTGGAGTGAATACTTTACTACTGATGTCTCTCTTCAAGAAGCTATGGCTTCCAATAGTCATGTCCCTGCAGAATCAAGCCATTTGTTTAGGTTGGTAAACTGGAGCAATTTGCTGCCTGAAAAGTTTAAAAAGGATCATGTTTATGCCAGCCCCATTTATGGAAGTTCCAGGCTTGGAAAAAAATATCCAGGATTTCTGGATCCAAGAGCTGCACCACTCTTGGTTGATGATACCAAGTTACTTGGCTTACCTGTGACATATGTCCTTACGTGTCAACATGATGTCTTGAGGGATGATGGAATCATGTATGTCTCACGACTTAGGGAAGTAGGAATTGAAGTAATACATGACCACATTGAGGATGCAATTCATGGGGCTCTAATGTTTATTACAAGTCCAACTGATTTAGCTCTAGGACATAGAGCAGCAAATAAATATATTGAGTGGTTAAATATAAACTTATAA